AGTGATGCGGGTGCAGCGCTGGAACCCATGGCAGAGCTTACGGATGAACAGGTTATTGCTTTCGCTAATCTGCAACTTGAGCCGTCCCAGGATGCACGATTGAGCGAACTGCTTGATCAACAGCAAGCTGGACTCTTGGATTCCCAGAAGAGTGACGAATTAACGGCTCTGATGCAGGTCTATCAGGAAGGATTGCTGAGAAAAGCAACGGCTCTGAGTGAGGCGGTTAAACGAGGGCTAAGGGAACCGTTAGATTCGTGAATCCCATTCCTGAATCGATGCGCCAGCGGGTGCGGCAGCAAGCAGGCGATCGGTGCGGCTACTGCCGAAGCCTGCAAAAATATGTTTTGGGCGTTTTGGAAATTGAGCATATTCTTCCCAAGGTAGCCGGCGGCTCGGATCAGGAAGACAATCTTTGGCTGGCTTGCCGTCTATGTAATTCCTACAAAGGCGTCCAAACCCAGGCTCAAGATCCGGTGACCGGCGATACAGTAAGGCTGTTCAATCCTCGCCATGACCGTTGGCGTGATCATTTTATCTGGACAAATCAGGGAATTTACGTGGCTAGGTTAACGGCAATCGGACGAGCTACGGTGATCGCATTGCGACTCAATAACCCTTATGCTGTGGCTGTGCGGCAAGCCTGGATCTCTGCCGGGTGGCATCCTCCTGTTGAACCTTCATCCTAGGAGCGATCGCCCCCCTGTTAAGGGTTAACTAGGGCGATCGCTCTTCTTCCTCAACGCTTAGGACTCCTTTGATTTAGCCTCCAGCACTTCTAGGCGACTGCGGAGATCCTGATTATCTTTCTTCAGTTGA
The sequence above is a segment of the Candidatus Obscuribacterales bacterium genome. Coding sequences within it:
- a CDS encoding HNH endonuclease; translation: MNPIPESMRQRVRQQAGDRCGYCRSLQKYVLGVLEIEHILPKVAGGSDQEDNLWLACRLCNSYKGVQTQAQDPVTGDTVRLFNPRHDRWRDHFIWTNQGIYVARLTAIGRATVIALRLNNPYAVAVRQAWISAGWHPPVEPSS